A stretch of the Archangium violaceum genome encodes the following:
- a CDS encoding sensor histidine kinase: protein MLRRLLPTLIAIGCGLLALSFGLGALQRIFAQEREDSHAQLRSRRDALEEYATQALRHTLGKQMEGSLAPLHAAMGDPLAPSEGFFLQFRGHQFLPRLTQFTTGSHTPARSQYRALVRALSESTSAEPWLERLSRLRAVEAALDAKKPTLANRRADELLRYHAEHPLPPEQELPFVLLLLERLQRGPSTPPLVRALLREGLPEDLGGIERSAGLQRDLLRERWRFTQPDFNFLLAHVARVSTALGEPSADFLARALEVGTGMIMMPEGLGDPTLIGERWYVEPKGEVVRGIAVDLDALLRDLARDMSERGHFGKGGSLRLKNPDAVQPIATLRLEVSVPEWTAAEKAIEQRYGLKTMLVAFCGALAVAIGVMAVVAQRGRYRYIELKSDFVATVSHELRTPLASIRLLGETLERKLSKSPELREYPERIIQAADGLHFLVENILSFNRIDKGRWNIRPARVKLDESIAMLRSDLVDNSAVPVRLTADVGDAEFEVDPSLLRLLLINLARNACAYNRRDPVELSIRAYPHPRPGYGCVVLFSDNGIGIPKHEWENVFRDFYRLDSQGPEVHGSGLGLALCRKIMALHGGTISIDDSSPQGTTFSLFFPETHHERPEQPS, encoded by the coding sequence ATGCTGCGCCGGCTCCTCCCCACGCTCATCGCCATCGGCTGCGGTCTCCTCGCCCTCTCCTTCGGGCTGGGGGCCCTCCAGCGCATCTTCGCCCAGGAGCGCGAGGACTCCCACGCCCAGCTCCGCTCCCGCCGTGATGCGCTCGAGGAGTACGCCACCCAGGCCCTGCGACACACGCTCGGCAAGCAGATGGAGGGCAGCCTCGCCCCCCTCCACGCCGCCATGGGAGATCCACTCGCCCCCAGCGAGGGCTTCTTCCTCCAGTTCCGCGGGCACCAGTTCCTGCCCCGCCTCACCCAGTTCACCACCGGCTCTCACACCCCCGCCCGGAGCCAGTACCGGGCGCTCGTCCGCGCCCTCTCCGAGAGCACCTCGGCGGAGCCCTGGTTGGAGCGGTTGAGCCGGCTGCGCGCCGTGGAGGCGGCGCTCGACGCGAAGAAGCCCACCCTGGCCAACAGGCGCGCCGATGAGCTGCTGCGCTACCACGCCGAGCACCCCCTCCCTCCCGAGCAGGAGCTGCCCTTCGTCCTCCTCCTGTTGGAGCGGCTGCAGCGTGGCCCGTCCACCCCGCCCCTCGTCCGCGCGCTCCTGCGCGAGGGGCTCCCGGAGGACCTCGGCGGCATCGAGCGCTCCGCGGGCCTGCAGCGCGACCTCCTCCGCGAGCGCTGGCGCTTCACCCAGCCCGATTTCAACTTCCTGCTCGCCCACGTCGCGCGGGTGAGCACCGCGCTGGGCGAGCCCTCCGCCGACTTCCTGGCGCGCGCCCTCGAGGTCGGCACCGGAATGATCATGATGCCCGAGGGCCTCGGCGACCCCACCCTCATCGGGGAGCGCTGGTACGTGGAGCCGAAGGGAGAGGTGGTCCGTGGCATCGCCGTGGACCTCGACGCGCTCCTGCGCGACCTGGCCCGCGACATGAGCGAGCGGGGTCACTTCGGAAAGGGCGGCTCGTTGCGGCTGAAGAATCCCGACGCCGTGCAGCCCATCGCGACCCTGCGGCTGGAGGTCTCCGTCCCCGAGTGGACCGCCGCAGAGAAGGCCATCGAGCAGCGCTACGGGTTGAAGACGATGCTGGTGGCCTTCTGCGGCGCGCTCGCCGTGGCCATCGGGGTGATGGCGGTGGTGGCACAGCGCGGCCGCTACCGCTACATCGAGCTCAAGAGCGACTTCGTGGCCACCGTCTCCCACGAGCTGCGCACCCCGCTGGCCTCCATCCGCCTGCTCGGGGAGACGCTGGAGCGCAAGCTCTCCAAGTCCCCCGAGCTGCGCGAATATCCCGAGCGCATCATCCAGGCCGCCGACGGGCTGCACTTCCTCGTCGAGAACATCCTGTCCTTCAACCGCATCGACAAGGGCCGCTGGAACATCAGGCCCGCACGCGTCAAGCTCGACGAGTCCATCGCCATGCTCCGCTCGGACCTCGTGGACAACTCCGCCGTCCCCGTCCGGCTCACCGCCGACGTGGGCGACGCGGAGTTCGAGGTCGACCCGTCCCTGCTGCGCCTGCTGCTCATCAACCTCGCGCGAAACGCCTGCGCCTACAACCGCCGCGACCCCGTGGAGCTCTCCATCCGCGCCTACCCCCACCCCCGCCCGGGCTATGGGTGCGTGGTGCTCTTCAGCGACAACGGCATCGGCATCCCCAAGCACGAGTGGGAGAACGTCTTCCGCGACTTCTACCGGCTGGACTCGCAGGGCCCCGAGGTCCATGGCAGTGGCCTCGGGCTCGCGCTGTGCCGGAAGATCATGGCCCTCCACGGGGGTACCATCTCCATCGACGACTCCAGCCCCCAGGGCACCACCTTCTCCCTGTTCTTCCCCGAAACCCACCATGAACGCCCCGAGCAGCCCTCCTAG